In the genome of Rhipicephalus microplus isolate Deutch F79 unplaced genomic scaffold, USDA_Rmic scaffold_21, whole genome shotgun sequence, one region contains:
- the LOC142785387 gene encoding uncharacterized protein LOC142785387 encodes MNAQRAVQVFSPPVTAALKLLQEQAGHTCDASFAGVGATVQFMDTVHRWFLLMDVSNCTQHIHQKNADCEHFESAGDERLIWLETSFLDYLADLKNQCLAKNFLTKETHEGLVITTRSNVECIRYLLEEMSFHFVLTRKMSSDPLESFFGWLRKSAGSNDQTDVRAVLTGIEKTLKTGVASASSTSNIMAAEESNCLSTLPQQKNTSVQTSEEFPADARRELIERLNRDKPLLPTPDVAALAMVGGYLARAVRENIECEECFALLTKPSASTPSDSLIKHQDRGGLLYPSAQLLDVLYALQKFVEVLARRRRMHHPLKEAVNNAAEILREHKALMCSRPGHQENLLKLLMTKFFHPIFTNFALKATGKHDVAKLFEIKPLSRKTLKL; translated from the coding sequence ATGAACGCGCAGAGAGCAGTGCAAGTGTTTTCTCCTCCTGTGACAGCTGCACTGAAGCTCTTGCAAGAACAGGCGGGCCACACGTGCGACGCAAGCTTCGCGGGTGTCGGAGCGACGGTGCAATTTATGGACACCGTGCACCGCTGGTTCCTGCTCATGGACGTGAGTAACTGTACCCAGCACATACATCAGAAGAATGCAGACTGCGAGCACTTTGAATCTGCAGGCGATGAACGGCTAATCTGGCTGGAGACAAGCTTCCTCGACTACCTGGCCGATCTCAAAAATCAGTGCCTGGCAAAGAACTTCCTAACCAAAGAGACTCACGAGGGTCTTGTGATCACAACTCGTTCGAACGTTGAGTGCATTAGATATCTTCTTGAAGAGATGTCTTTTCACTTCGTTTTGACGAGGAAAATGTCATCAGACCCTCTCGAGTCGTTCTTTGGCTGGCTGAGGAAATCAGCAGGATCAAATGATCAAACGGACGTCCGTGCCGTGCTCACAGGCATTGAGAAAACCCTCAAGACCGGTGTCGCATCGGCGTCGAGTACAAGCAACATAATGGCAGCAGAAGAGAGTAATTGCTTGTCAACGCTGCCGCAACAGAAAAACACAAGTGTGCAAACCAGCGAGGAATTCCCTGCAGATGCACGTAGAGAGCTCATAGAGCGGCTAAACCGAGATAAGCCTCTACTTCCCACTCCAGATGTGGCCGCATTGGCTATGGTCGGTGGCTACCTCGCAAGAGCCGTACGAGAAAACATCGAATGTGAGGAGTGCTTCGCGCTCTTAACAAAGCCAAGCGCCTCGACCCCATCAGACTCGCTCATTAAACACCAAGACCGCGGTGGACTTCTTTATCCGTCCGCACAACTTCTAGATGTTCTCTACGCACTACAGAAGTTCGTCGAAGTTCTAGCGAGAAGAAGGCGTATGCATCACCCTCTAAAGGAGGCTGTGAACAATGCTGCTGAAATCCTCCGCGAGCACAAAGCTTTGATGTGTTCGAGGCCAGGGCACCAGGAGAATTTGCTCAAACTGTTAATGACAAAGTTCTTCCACCCAATATTCACCAACTTCGCTCTGAAAGCGACAGGAAAACATGACGTCGCCAAATTGTTCGAAATAAAGCCGCTTTCACGAAAGACCCTGAAACTGTGA